A portion of the Edaphobacter lichenicola genome contains these proteins:
- a CDS encoding dihydrofolate reductase family protein — MRKLRIMEHISLDGVIQSSGEDNFPYSDWTVSYRTPAGRDALAAAHGGSFDLLLGRRTYDIWSGFWPKAPSSPMSDGLNAAKKYVATHRPESLAWGPFEGLGTDIVEGIRQVKSQDGPDLILWGSSTLTSLLLEHGLADEVLLVVYPVLLGTGKRLFAEGTPPCTFELVSTNALPSGVIFSMYKVAGPLKTG, encoded by the coding sequence ATGAGAAAGCTCAGAATCATGGAACACATCTCGCTGGACGGCGTGATCCAGTCCTCCGGCGAAGACAATTTCCCCTACAGCGACTGGACCGTGTCCTATCGGACCCCTGCCGGCCGGGACGCACTCGCCGCCGCGCATGGCGGGAGCTTCGATCTGCTGCTTGGCCGTCGCACTTACGATATATGGTCGGGCTTCTGGCCAAAGGCGCCGAGTAGTCCGATGTCGGACGGCCTCAATGCGGCAAAAAAATATGTCGCGACCCACCGTCCGGAGAGTCTTGCATGGGGGCCGTTCGAGGGTCTTGGAACGGACATCGTCGAGGGCATTCGCCAAGTTAAGTCGCAGGACGGCCCGGACCTGATCCTCTGGGGTAGCTCCACCCTGACATCGCTGCTGCTCGAACATGGGCTTGCGGATGAGGTCCTGCTGGTCGTCTATCCGGTCCTGTTAGGCACGGGGAAGCGGTTGTTTGCGGAGGGAACTCCGCCATGCACCTTCGAGCTCGTCAGCACGAATGCATTGCCGTCCGGCGTCATCTTCAGCATGTACAAGGTCGCTGGACCTTTGAAGACCGGATAA
- the dnaN gene encoding DNA polymerase III subunit beta produces MTLPTETSAAPAPTGNLEITVSRAELLRELTAAQSVVERKTTIPILSNFLFEATQGEGGDRLTITATDLDQSLRTSCAAKVKKPGACTIPARKLYDYIKLLPEGEISIKLMDNHWVQIRAGRSNTKMVGMARANFPQVPAFPTSGAVKISVPSLKNMVSKTIFAISNEESRYTLNGALLVLKAESMAMVATDGHRLAHIEKLGETLDGVSGEKKTLIPRKALSELSSLLGATEAETLEFGDDDQTLFFRVGGRVLTSRKLTGQFPNYEAVLPRDNNKFVIVRSEDLMGCIQRVAQFADERSGAIKIRLEQNELKLSSSSTDAGESEDTIETPYNYDPLVVGFNSQYLIDFLKAIGNTGEVRLEFKDAQSAGQMRPEDANEDVKYRYILMPMRI; encoded by the coding sequence ATGACTTTGCCGACCGAGACGAGTGCAGCGCCAGCCCCAACCGGCAACCTCGAGATCACCGTCTCCCGCGCCGAGTTGCTGCGTGAGCTTACGGCAGCACAAAGCGTGGTCGAGCGGAAGACAACGATTCCGATTCTGTCGAACTTCCTCTTTGAAGCGACCCAGGGCGAAGGTGGCGACCGGCTGACCATCACCGCAACGGACCTCGACCAGAGCCTGCGAACAAGCTGCGCGGCCAAGGTCAAGAAGCCAGGCGCATGCACGATTCCAGCGCGCAAGCTCTACGACTACATCAAATTGCTGCCCGAGGGCGAGATATCCATCAAGCTGATGGATAACCACTGGGTGCAGATCCGGGCGGGACGTTCCAACACGAAGATGGTCGGGATGGCGCGCGCGAACTTTCCGCAGGTGCCGGCATTCCCAACCAGTGGTGCGGTCAAGATCTCGGTGCCGTCGCTCAAAAACATGGTCTCGAAGACGATCTTTGCGATCTCGAACGAGGAGTCACGCTACACCCTGAACGGCGCCCTGCTGGTCCTCAAGGCCGAGAGCATGGCAATGGTTGCGACGGATGGGCATCGCCTCGCGCACATCGAGAAACTAGGTGAGACGCTGGATGGAGTGTCGGGTGAGAAGAAGACACTGATTCCGCGCAAGGCATTGAGTGAGCTCTCCTCATTACTGGGCGCGACCGAAGCTGAAACTCTTGAGTTCGGTGATGACGATCAGACGCTCTTCTTCAGGGTCGGTGGACGTGTACTGACCAGTCGCAAGCTGACAGGCCAGTTCCCGAACTATGAGGCGGTCCTTCCGCGGGACAACAACAAGTTCGTCATCGTGCGCTCGGAAGATCTCATGGGTTGCATTCAGCGCGTCGCGCAGTTTGCCGATGAGCGGAGTGGGGCGATCAAGATTCGGCTCGAACAGAACGAGTTGAAACTCTCTTCATCGAGCACCGACGCCGGTGAGTCAGAAGACACCATCGAAACTCCGTATAACTATGATCCCCTTGTGGTCGGGTTCAATAGCCAATACCTGATCGATTTCCTCAAAGCGATTGGCAATACCGGCGAAGTGCGGCTTGAGTTCAAAGATGCGCAGAGCGCCGGCCAGATGCGGCCAGAAGATGCGAATGAGGATGTGAAGTATCGTTACATCCTGATGCCAATGCGAATTTGA
- the yidD gene encoding membrane protein insertion efficiency factor YidD, which translates to MNEPEPSLAVRVTYGFYKSVLSPILHAFSPTQCLYLPTCSEYAYVALVRFGVWKGSWLALRRLARCHPFAKGGVDPVPLRNSGAIQPSACPQTIYHRASVCESSTNSLRR; encoded by the coding sequence ATGAACGAACCTGAACCCAGCCTCGCAGTACGCGTTACGTATGGCTTCTACAAGTCGGTGTTGTCGCCGATCCTGCATGCCTTCAGTCCGACGCAGTGCCTGTATCTTCCGACGTGCTCGGAGTATGCGTATGTTGCGCTGGTTCGATTCGGGGTTTGGAAGGGCTCGTGGTTGGCGCTTCGGCGGCTGGCGCGTTGCCATCCGTTCGCGAAGGGCGGGGTTGATCCGGTGCCGTTGCGAAACTCCGGGGCGATCCAACCGTCCGCATGCCCACAGACCATTTATCATAGAGCTAGCGTCTGCGAATCATCTACAAATTCACTGAGACGTTAG
- a CDS encoding NAD(P)-dependent oxidoreductase produces MKVAIFGASGATGRLLIRRSLDSGYEVTALLRKPDAFPMRDRVHAIQGSAFELAPVRETIEGADVVFSALGANSLKKEDVLERAVPQIISAMQQTATQAQPVRRLIVLGSAGALPDSLDKQPAWRRWIVQNIVYNTFLKWPVASQISQWSNVSHSNLDWTMVMPPMLTNTPAHGHYRIDGDALPRNGSRISREDVADFMMQQITSPQWIRKGVYISW; encoded by the coding sequence ATGAAGGTCGCCATCTTTGGTGCGAGTGGAGCCACAGGAAGACTCCTCATCCGGCGCAGCCTCGATTCCGGCTATGAGGTCACGGCTCTGCTCCGCAAACCTGATGCGTTCCCTATGCGCGACCGCGTTCACGCTATTCAGGGGAGTGCCTTCGAGCTTGCTCCGGTCCGTGAGACCATCGAAGGCGCCGACGTGGTTTTCTCTGCTCTTGGGGCGAACTCGCTGAAGAAGGAAGACGTCCTCGAGCGTGCCGTTCCGCAGATCATCTCGGCTATGCAGCAGACCGCGACTCAGGCACAGCCGGTGCGACGCCTTATCGTGCTCGGGTCGGCTGGAGCTCTGCCTGACTCGCTCGATAAGCAGCCCGCCTGGCGTCGCTGGATCGTCCAGAACATCGTCTATAACACCTTCCTCAAGTGGCCTGTAGCATCGCAGATTTCGCAGTGGAGCAACGTCTCCCACAGCAACCTGGACTGGACGATGGTGATGCCTCCCATGCTCACCAATACGCCCGCCCACGGCCACTACCGCATCGACGGCGACGCCCTCCCACGCAACGGGAGCCGCATCTCCCGCGAAGATGTAGCCGACTTCATGATGCAACAGATCACCAGCCCTCAATGGATTCGCAAAGGGGTCTACATCAGTTGGTAA
- a CDS encoding nuclear transport factor 2 family protein, with translation MTHTSRFATLLFLAVSGATAIAQTPTPAPPAPAPVPLVGSIAGHPGWPVAKAEDVKSPEAILAAVYNVISGAKGQARDWDRMRSLFIPDARLIPARETTAGHADAVILTIDGYIARSNGRMTSSGFFERSIHNDIEQFGNIVQIWSTYESRHNADDATPFARGINSFQLLKDGDRYWVVNIFWDAESPTNPIPEKYLSK, from the coding sequence GTGACGCATACCAGCCGCTTTGCCACTCTTCTCTTTCTTGCCGTTTCGGGTGCAACCGCGATTGCACAGACCCCTACTCCTGCGCCGCCTGCACCTGCGCCGGTACCTTTGGTTGGTTCCATTGCTGGCCATCCTGGCTGGCCGGTCGCTAAGGCGGAGGATGTGAAGTCCCCTGAGGCCATTCTTGCCGCTGTTTACAACGTTATCTCTGGGGCTAAGGGGCAGGCGCGTGACTGGGATCGTATGCGCTCGCTCTTTATCCCTGACGCACGGCTTATTCCGGCAAGGGAGACGACTGCGGGCCATGCGGATGCTGTGATTCTGACGATTGACGGCTATATCGCGCGCAGCAATGGGCGTATGACGAGCAGCGGGTTCTTTGAGCGCTCGATTCACAACGATATTGAGCAGTTCGGGAATATCGTGCAGATCTGGAGCACGTACGAGTCTCGGCACAATGCTGACGACGCGACTCCGTTTGCTCGTGGGATCAATAGCTTCCAGCTGCTGAAGGATGGCGACCGCTATTGGGTGGTCAATATTTTCTGGGATGCAGAGTCGCCGACGAATCCGATTCCGGAAAAATACCTGTCCAAATAG
- the rnpA gene encoding ribonuclease P protein component, giving the protein MTSTLLFMTSTPNSIFRLRKHADYQRVYKASRKQFAKQMSYFFTLRPQLGPDGTPLRDVDASSPRVGLTVGKVMGKAVDRNRIKRRMREAVRKNLSTLNTPVDVILHPRRSVIDLDFPTLEREVATVFRAIQRAAGKNTASHSDGAAKRREGSATLEAK; this is encoded by the coding sequence GTGACTTCCACCCTACTATTTATGACTTCCACTCCAAACTCGATCTTTCGGCTGCGGAAACATGCTGACTACCAACGCGTGTATAAGGCGAGCCGGAAGCAGTTTGCGAAGCAGATGAGCTACTTTTTTACGTTGCGTCCGCAGCTGGGGCCTGACGGAACACCGCTGCGCGATGTGGACGCTTCGAGCCCCCGCGTGGGCCTGACGGTTGGCAAAGTGATGGGGAAGGCGGTCGATCGCAATCGCATCAAGCGCCGTATGCGGGAGGCGGTACGCAAAAATCTTTCAACGCTGAATACGCCGGTGGATGTGATTCTCCATCCGCGGCGCAGCGTGATCGATCTCGACTTTCCAACCCTGGAGCGCGAGGTTGCGACGGTGTTTCGTGCGATTCAAAGAGCTGCGGGCAAGAACACTGCAAGCCACAGCGATGGCGCGGCTAAGCGGCGCGAAGGCTCAGCTACTCTCGAAGCGAAGTGA
- the rpmH gene encoding 50S ribosomal protein L34: MPKRTFQPNRRHRAKTHGFLTRMKTKAGAAVLSRRRAKGRHKIAVSAGFRD, from the coding sequence ATGCCGAAGCGTACTTTTCAACCCAACCGCCGCCACCGCGCCAAGACCCACGGCTTTCTTACCCGCATGAAGACCAAGGCAGGAGCCGCAGTGCTCAGCCGCCGTCGCGCCAAGGGCCGTCACAAGATCGCCGTCAGCGCCGGTTTCCGCGACTAG
- the yidC gene encoding membrane protein insertase YidC has product MAEFKNPNQQGGGDNKSLLVMMVVLVTVFFGLQYFRAKNNPQTVSPNSTQSATSGGQTAAQPGMSAAVSSQAALPLAAGATAGSSVPAVQAPAESTTVVENELYRITFTNRGAQVTSWVLKKYKDSDGKPLNIVHTDAAKKFGYPLSLYTYDTALTTGLSQSLYVASATGDLAAPASLTFKYSDGGTQVTKTFSFDETYVLHADVEVTRNGAPVRALINWPGGFGDQDNASAYASGQLDVARNAKEEHLAAKKVSGGETLNGPFDWAGTSDNYFAAIFLPDSPETATVATLHNTLDVAKTIRRTGLGSGAPAKGAIEVPILGAALGDKSGHTQTRVYVGPKAVNVLRSIHATGNTISLEPLLDFGFFGPIGKYLFLALQFIHAHVVSSWPGAWGWSIVLLTVLINVVLLPLRIKTMQSGLKMQRIQPQMDAIKERYKKYKATDPKRNEMNVEIMKLQKDNGVNMFGGCIPTLIQFPLLIAFFSMLPKVVELRQSHWFWLPDLSSADPYHILPIVMIVSQFLVQFYTPSPGVDPQQQKMMAFMMPAVSGYMTWNYASGLALYWTIGNLISIIQQSVMNRTSIGREMREIAAKRARRKAGTPTTISGKR; this is encoded by the coding sequence TTGGCAGAGTTCAAAAACCCCAATCAACAGGGCGGCGGCGACAATAAATCGCTCCTCGTCATGATGGTCGTTCTGGTCACCGTGTTCTTCGGCTTGCAGTACTTCCGCGCCAAGAACAACCCTCAGACCGTGTCGCCTAACTCTACGCAAAGCGCGACATCCGGTGGACAAACCGCTGCGCAGCCGGGGATGTCCGCTGCTGTCAGCTCACAAGCTGCTCTGCCGCTTGCGGCGGGTGCGACGGCTGGATCGTCGGTGCCGGCGGTGCAGGCTCCTGCCGAGTCCACGACCGTTGTTGAGAATGAGCTCTACCGCATCACGTTTACGAATCGCGGCGCTCAGGTTACGAGCTGGGTGTTGAAGAAGTACAAGGATAGCGATGGCAAGCCGTTGAATATTGTTCATACGGATGCGGCAAAGAAGTTCGGCTATCCGCTGTCGCTCTACACGTATGACACTGCGCTGACGACTGGTTTGAGCCAGTCTCTTTATGTTGCTTCGGCTACGGGCGATCTTGCTGCTCCGGCGAGCCTCACATTTAAATATTCGGATGGTGGGACACAGGTCACCAAGACTTTTTCATTCGACGAGACGTATGTTCTTCATGCCGATGTCGAGGTGACTCGCAACGGCGCGCCGGTTCGTGCGCTGATCAACTGGCCAGGCGGCTTTGGCGACCAGGACAACGCGTCGGCCTACGCGAGCGGTCAGCTGGATGTTGCGCGCAATGCGAAGGAAGAGCATCTTGCGGCGAAGAAGGTGTCTGGTGGCGAGACGCTGAATGGGCCGTTTGACTGGGCCGGAACCAGCGATAACTACTTTGCTGCGATCTTCCTGCCGGATTCGCCAGAGACTGCGACGGTTGCGACCTTGCATAACACGCTCGATGTGGCGAAGACGATTCGCCGAACGGGGCTTGGTTCCGGCGCGCCGGCGAAGGGAGCGATTGAGGTTCCGATTCTGGGAGCGGCGCTCGGCGATAAGAGCGGCCATACGCAGACCCGGGTTTATGTTGGGCCGAAAGCGGTCAACGTTTTGCGTAGCATTCACGCGACGGGCAATACCATTTCGCTCGAACCACTGCTGGACTTCGGCTTCTTTGGGCCGATCGGCAAGTACCTGTTCCTGGCGCTTCAGTTCATCCATGCCCATGTTGTTTCGAGCTGGCCTGGCGCGTGGGGATGGTCGATCGTTCTGCTTACTGTGCTGATTAACGTCGTTTTGCTGCCGCTGCGGATCAAGACCATGCAGAGCGGGCTGAAGATGCAACGAATTCAGCCGCAGATGGATGCGATCAAGGAGCGGTACAAGAAGTACAAGGCGACCGATCCGAAGCGCAACGAGATGAACGTCGAGATCATGAAGCTGCAGAAGGACAATGGCGTGAATATGTTCGGTGGCTGTATTCCGACGCTGATCCAGTTTCCTCTGTTGATTGCGTTCTTCAGCATGCTTCCCAAGGTCGTCGAGCTTCGCCAGTCTCACTGGTTCTGGCTGCCCGATCTTTCGAGCGCCGACCCATACCATATTCTGCCTATCGTTATGATCGTCAGCCAGTTCCTGGTGCAGTTCTATACTCCGTCGCCGGGCGTCGATCCGCAGCAGCAGAAGATGATGGCGTTTATGATGCCTGCGGTCTCGGGCTACATGACGTGGAACTACGCCTCTGGCCTGGCCCTCTACTGGACCATCGGTAACCTCATCAGCATCATCCAGCAGTCGGTGATGAATCGGACGAGCATTGGCCGCGAGATGCGCGAGATTGCCGCCAAACGGGCCCGGCGCAAGGCAGGCACCCCTACGACCATCTCGGGGAAGCGATAA
- the hpnI gene encoding bacteriohopanetetrol glucosamine biosynthesis glycosyltransferase HpnI: MAIAIEAITTLLTLAGLVYLLLALMGCRDFAHYWQQKQVDAGFAPDVTILKPVKGVDQRMYAGLVSHCKQEYAGNFEIVFGVSSRDDPAVGEIERLRAEFPECAIRLVECRERLGTSGKVSNLVQMLREAKYEHVLINDSDIRVSPRYLTRVMQCFADATVGMVTAPYIGRTADGGAAMTVWSRLEALGISTDFLPGVLTARRLEGGIRFGLGSTLATSKGVLAKTGGLEALTEYLADDYEMGARIAEAGYRVELSNEVVETTVPEYHFRGFREHQLRWARSTRDSRKLGYVGLGITYALPWAIMTCIASGFALWSFSLLSVVMLARVAVALSVGVGVLGDAQVLRDLWLLPLRDFFGLWFWAWSFAGDTVVWRGELFSLKDGRITPVA, translated from the coding sequence ATGGCCATCGCGATCGAAGCGATCACAACACTGCTGACGCTTGCCGGACTTGTTTATCTTTTGTTGGCCCTGATGGGATGCCGCGACTTCGCGCACTACTGGCAACAGAAACAGGTGGATGCGGGGTTCGCGCCCGATGTGACCATTCTGAAGCCGGTGAAGGGTGTGGACCAGCGCATGTATGCGGGGCTGGTCAGCCACTGCAAGCAGGAGTATGCCGGCAACTTCGAGATCGTCTTTGGCGTAAGCAGTCGCGACGACCCCGCCGTTGGTGAGATCGAGCGCTTGCGTGCGGAGTTTCCTGAGTGTGCGATCCGGCTGGTGGAGTGTCGCGAGCGATTGGGCACCTCGGGCAAGGTCAGCAACCTGGTGCAGATGCTGCGCGAGGCGAAGTACGAGCATGTGCTCATCAACGACAGCGACATTCGCGTCTCTCCGCGCTATCTCACGCGAGTGATGCAGTGCTTTGCGGATGCGACCGTGGGGATGGTCACAGCTCCCTACATCGGGCGTACGGCCGACGGAGGAGCAGCGATGACAGTTTGGTCGCGGCTTGAAGCGTTGGGTATCTCAACTGATTTTTTGCCCGGTGTGCTCACAGCGCGCAGGCTGGAGGGCGGGATTCGATTTGGCCTTGGCTCCACGCTTGCCACCAGCAAGGGCGTGCTCGCAAAGACGGGAGGACTTGAGGCGCTGACCGAGTACCTTGCTGACGACTACGAGATGGGGGCGCGGATCGCTGAGGCCGGGTACCGGGTGGAGCTTTCGAACGAGGTGGTGGAGACGACCGTTCCGGAGTATCACTTTCGCGGCTTCAGGGAGCATCAACTCCGTTGGGCGCGCTCGACGCGAGACTCGCGCAAGCTCGGCTATGTCGGGTTGGGGATTACGTATGCTCTGCCGTGGGCGATCATGACGTGCATCGCTAGCGGCTTTGCGTTGTGGAGCTTTTCGTTGTTGAGTGTCGTGATGCTGGCGCGGGTGGCGGTGGCTCTGTCGGTTGGCGTAGGGGTGCTGGGGGATGCGCAGGTGCTGCGTGATCTGTGGCTCCTGCCGCTGCGGGACTTCTTTGGGCTGTGGTTCTGGGCGTGGAGCTTTGCCGGCGATACGGTGGTGTGGCGCGGCGAGTTGTTCTCTCTGAAGGATGGGCGCATCACCCCTGTGGCGTAG
- a CDS encoding MFS transporter, with product MANATAGFARTFRAFRYRDFRLMWIGACASTIGTFVQQFAQSWLVYDLTKDPFYLGLDLFLGQLPIMMFSLFGGVFADRMDRRKLLLASQYIQMACAFLLALLFAFHVVKVWHILTLSFVVGLGQSFGGPAYSSLLPTLVGPEDFSNAIAMNAIQFNLARIVGPTLGGLAYTTLGATWCFALNGVSYLAVIASLFLIHVKFVPAKTTESVLSSMKEGIRFIRQRDGMSALVVLAFCTTLFGFSLNGFLPVFVREVFHRGPQTYTLLLVCSGAGSICGALAVAASEKMKGQGRLTLLILTLLGLIITGFAVSRWLPASCILMFLAGAAIMASASFMLSLAQLISTDAMRGRVMSVYNLAFRAGIPLGALALGKLIPVFGVSRSLASAGIALTSLGLFFLVARKDETFRSSRSASL from the coding sequence ATGGCAAACGCGACTGCGGGATTCGCACGCACTTTCCGGGCTTTTCGTTACCGCGACTTCCGCTTGATGTGGATCGGAGCATGCGCGTCCACCATCGGGACGTTTGTGCAGCAGTTCGCACAAAGCTGGCTAGTCTATGACCTCACAAAAGACCCCTTCTATCTCGGCCTGGACCTGTTCTTAGGTCAGCTCCCGATCATGATGTTCTCGCTCTTTGGTGGGGTCTTTGCAGATCGCATGGATCGCCGCAAGCTGTTGCTTGCCTCGCAATACATCCAGATGGCATGCGCGTTTCTCCTGGCGCTTTTGTTCGCCTTCCATGTCGTCAAGGTGTGGCACATTCTTACGCTGTCCTTTGTCGTCGGCCTTGGGCAGTCCTTCGGTGGCCCTGCGTACTCCTCGCTCCTGCCAACCTTGGTCGGTCCGGAGGATTTCTCGAACGCGATCGCGATGAACGCGATCCAGTTCAATCTTGCCCGAATCGTTGGCCCGACGCTTGGCGGTCTGGCCTACACAACGCTCGGTGCAACCTGGTGCTTTGCTCTGAACGGTGTCTCCTATCTGGCGGTCATAGCCTCACTCTTTTTAATCCACGTGAAGTTCGTGCCTGCAAAGACAACGGAGTCTGTCCTGTCGAGCATGAAAGAAGGTATTCGTTTCATACGGCAGCGGGATGGCATGAGCGCACTGGTGGTCCTCGCCTTCTGTACGACGCTGTTTGGTTTTTCTCTCAACGGCTTTCTGCCGGTCTTTGTTCGGGAGGTGTTCCACCGAGGACCGCAGACGTACACTCTGCTTCTCGTCTGCTCCGGCGCTGGGTCCATCTGTGGCGCCCTGGCAGTTGCAGCTTCAGAAAAAATGAAGGGACAGGGGCGGCTAACGCTTCTGATCCTTACCCTGCTGGGGCTGATTATTACCGGATTCGCCGTCTCGAGATGGCTCCCAGCATCCTGCATTTTGATGTTTCTCGCAGGTGCAGCCATTATGGCGTCTGCATCGTTTATGCTCTCGCTGGCGCAACTCATCTCGACCGATGCAATGCGTGGCCGCGTCATGAGCGTCTACAACCTCGCGTTCCGGGCCGGGATTCCGCTCGGCGCGCTCGCGCTCGGAAAACTCATACCCGTATTCGGAGTTTCAAGATCGCTCGCCAGCGCAGGCATCGCGCTCACCAGCCTGGGTCTCTTCTTCCTTGTCGCAAGGAAGGATGAAACGTTCCGATCATCTCGTTCCGCCTCCCTTTAG
- the dnaA gene encoding chromosomal replication initiator protein DnaA — translation MSFVPTATAVLNYWVRILAALEKKINRQSYETWLKPTRFSHLEGKKLFVRIPSTDFQHIGDRYADLIQEAIDNLGLDVEAVTFTTPDQDPRAPKVREDGGFAPVPSHSQSAPRQGRLSGAMNSNNAVQAPTPEQARFDWSAASQLNPRYQFDAFVIGSGNQFATAAAQAVAERPSKAYNPLFLYGGVGMGKTHLMHAIGHDVKRRQPHASISYVSGEKFTNEMINSVRYDKMTGFRDKFRNVDVLLIDDIQFLAGKERTQEEFFHTFNTLHESMKQIVIASDRPPKELADFEDRLRSRFEWGLIADIQPPDLETKVAILQKKAESEQTQLPTDVAMFIASNVRTNVRELEGALVRLIAWCSMHGVEITLAVTQQCLKQFIDTQVRKITIETIQRTVAEQFGMRVAELKQKNNSRQIVVPRQIAMFLAKQLTEASLPEIGRQFGGKHHTTVMHSISKIDDQRRADKDLNRTINKLMETLS, via the coding sequence ATGTCATTCGTTCCGACGGCGACCGCCGTATTGAATTATTGGGTCCGTATTCTGGCTGCCCTTGAGAAGAAGATCAATCGCCAGTCGTACGAGACGTGGCTCAAGCCGACTCGGTTCTCACATCTGGAGGGTAAGAAGCTCTTCGTTCGAATTCCCTCGACAGACTTCCAACACATTGGAGACCGTTACGCCGACCTTATCCAGGAGGCGATCGACAACCTCGGCCTGGATGTTGAAGCGGTGACCTTCACCACACCAGACCAGGACCCGCGTGCTCCCAAGGTGCGCGAAGACGGCGGATTTGCGCCCGTGCCAAGCCATAGCCAGAGCGCGCCACGACAGGGACGCCTCAGCGGCGCAATGAACTCCAACAACGCAGTGCAGGCCCCGACACCAGAGCAGGCACGCTTCGACTGGAGCGCCGCATCGCAACTCAATCCGCGCTATCAGTTCGACGCATTCGTCATCGGCAGCGGCAATCAGTTCGCGACCGCTGCAGCACAGGCCGTCGCAGAGCGGCCCTCGAAGGCCTACAACCCGCTCTTCCTCTATGGCGGCGTCGGTATGGGCAAGACCCACCTCATGCACGCCATCGGTCACGACGTAAAACGCAGGCAGCCTCATGCTTCCATCAGCTACGTCAGCGGCGAAAAGTTCACCAACGAGATGATCAACTCGGTCCGGTACGACAAGATGACCGGGTTCCGCGATAAGTTCCGCAACGTCGACGTCCTGCTCATCGACGATATTCAATTCCTCGCCGGCAAGGAGCGCACCCAGGAGGAGTTCTTCCATACCTTCAACACACTCCACGAGAGCATGAAGCAGATCGTCATCGCAAGCGACCGTCCTCCGAAAGAGCTTGCCGACTTTGAAGATCGTCTGCGCTCGCGCTTCGAGTGGGGTTTGATCGCCGACATTCAACCACCGGATCTCGAGACCAAGGTCGCGATTCTGCAGAAGAAGGCAGAGAGCGAACAGACCCAGCTCCCCACCGACGTCGCGATGTTCATCGCCTCGAACGTCCGCACCAACGTGCGTGAGCTTGAAGGCGCGCTCGTGCGGCTCATCGCATGGTGCAGCATGCACGGCGTCGAGATCACCCTCGCCGTAACCCAGCAGTGCCTCAAGCAGTTCATCGACACCCAGGTCCGCAAGATCACCATCGAGACCATCCAGCGCACCGTCGCCGAGCAGTTCGGCATGCGCGTCGCCGAGTTGAAGCAGAAGAACAACTCACGGCAGATCGTCGTGCCACGGCAGATCGCAATGTTCCTCGCCAAGCAGCTCACCGAGGCTTCCCTGCCCGAGATCGGACGCCAGTTCGGCGGCAAGCACCACACCACCGTCATGCACTCCATCTCGAAGATCGATGACCAGCGCCGAGCCGACAAGGATCTGAACCGCACCATCAACAAACTGATGGAGACGTTGAGTTAG
- a CDS encoding PEP-CTERM sorting domain-containing protein, producing MLSMSFALALLGSVTPNAKADTYQTYNLAWSGALEGADGENATGVMTLDLTTLINPTTTANSLGNSGAFDIIGDITSLSVTVTGAPGGGNGTWTKADLCACSSQFGAFTDAFTIWNTNGQTVNMDGDVLAQLMADGGDFNLWFMGDGPQGVGRLILDPDGGGVGGMLMTEFAPVVTPPVVTPEPSTISLMLTGVALLGVMVARKRLSLGYQCSTR from the coding sequence ATGCTGAGTATGTCTTTTGCATTGGCTTTGCTGGGGAGCGTGACGCCCAATGCAAAGGCAGATACCTATCAAACCTACAATCTCGCCTGGTCGGGTGCGCTCGAGGGCGCCGACGGCGAGAACGCCACCGGAGTGATGACTCTCGACCTGACCACACTGATCAACCCCACTACGACAGCGAACAGCCTGGGCAACTCGGGCGCATTTGACATCATTGGCGATATCACGAGTTTGAGTGTCACTGTAACCGGCGCTCCGGGTGGAGGGAACGGTACATGGACTAAGGCCGATCTCTGCGCGTGCTCCTCCCAATTCGGCGCATTCACAGACGCATTTACGATCTGGAATACCAACGGACAGACCGTGAATATGGATGGAGATGTCCTCGCCCAGTTGATGGCTGATGGTGGCGACTTCAATCTCTGGTTTATGGGCGATGGGCCCCAGGGAGTTGGAAGATTGATTTTGGACCCCGACGGGGGAGGAGTTGGCGGGATGCTGATGACTGAGTTTGCTCCAGTGGTGACACCTCCAGTGGTGACACCCGAGCCGAGCACAATCAGCCTTATGCTGACTGGGGTAGCGTTGTTAGGGGTGATGGTCGCGCGAAAGCGACTTTCGCTCGGTTACCAATGCTCTACAAGATAA